The proteins below come from a single Myxosarcina sp. GI1 genomic window:
- a CDS encoding DNA-binding transcriptional regulator, with protein MTATKFQRLPQPYIGRLICELHKESGLSEEEFASYFHVIIPTINRWERKQVRPSPMAQRLIFSELEKMGDRGKMLFERYQTHALK; from the coding sequence ATGACTGCAACAAAATTTCAAAGATTACCTCAACCCTATATCGGTCGTCTTATTTGTGAATTACACAAAGAAAGTGGATTGAGCGAAGAAGAATTTGCTTCTTATTTTCACGTAATTATACCTACTATAAATCGTTGGGAAAGAAAACAAGTACGTCCCTCCCCAATGGCACAAAGGCTAATTTTTTCAGAATTAGAAAAGATGGGCGATCGCGGTAAAATGCTATTTGAGCGAT